Proteins found in one Paraburkholderia caballeronis genomic segment:
- a CDS encoding glycosyltransferase family 2 protein has protein sequence MNHTTLGVALITRNAAARLADCLDALSFADEVVVIDSGSTDGTADIARAHGARVIVQTDWPGFGPQKNRALDALGTDWVLSIDADEVVSPELAAAIRAAIAAPQADVYAVDRLSNFCGAWVRHSGWHPDWIPRLFRRGVARFSDDLVHERLVFEGAARRLTGKLLHYSYDDYAAVLRKLDAYSTAGAQQRAAAGQRGSFGKAIARGAWAFVRTYWLRGGFLDGRAGFMIAVFNAETVYYRFLKLALLNKHNGNARGPR, from the coding sequence ATGAACCACACCACGCTCGGCGTCGCCCTGATCACCCGCAACGCCGCCGCCCGGCTCGCCGACTGCCTCGACGCGCTGTCGTTCGCCGACGAGGTCGTCGTGATCGACAGCGGCAGCACCGACGGCACCGCCGACATCGCCCGCGCGCACGGCGCGCGCGTGATCGTGCAGACCGACTGGCCGGGCTTCGGCCCGCAGAAGAACCGCGCGCTCGACGCGCTCGGCACGGACTGGGTGCTGTCGATCGATGCGGACGAAGTGGTGTCGCCGGAACTGGCGGCGGCGATCCGCGCGGCGATCGCCGCGCCGCAGGCCGACGTCTATGCGGTGGACCGGCTGTCGAACTTCTGCGGCGCGTGGGTCCGGCACAGCGGCTGGCATCCTGACTGGATTCCGCGCCTGTTCAGGCGCGGCGTGGCCCGCTTCTCGGACGACCTCGTGCACGAGCGGCTCGTGTTCGAGGGCGCGGCGCGGCGGCTGACCGGCAAGCTGCTGCACTACTCGTACGACGACTACGCCGCGGTGCTGCGCAAGCTCGATGCGTATTCGACCGCCGGCGCGCAGCAGCGCGCGGCGGCCGGTCAGCGGGGAAGTTTCGGCAAGGCGATCGCGCGCGGCGCGTGGGCGTTCGTGCGCACGTACTGGCTGCGCGGCGGGTTCCTCGACGGCCGCGCGGGCTTCATGATCGCGGTGTTCAACGCGGAGACGGTCTACTACCGGTTCCTGAAGCTCGCGTTGCTGAACAAACACAACGGCAACGCGCGCGGCCCGCGCTGA
- the dnaE gene encoding DNA polymerase III subunit alpha, translating into MTPMSDPRFVHLRVHSEFSIADGIVRLDDVVKAAASDGQGALALTDLGNAFGLVRFYKEARGKGVKPIAGCDVWITNHDDRDKPARLLLLVKDRRGYLNLCELLTKAWLTNQYRGRAEVDAAWLEAGLAEGLLALSGAQQGDIGLAFAAGNDEAAKRHAGRWAKVFPNGFYIELQRCGQPGGEAYVQQAVALAAKLKLPVVATHPMQFMTDEEFTAHEARVCISEGDILANPRRQKRFTTAQRFRTQDEMVAAFADIPSAIANTVEIAKRCNLTLELGKPKLPLFPTPDGLSLDDYLVQLSKEGLEKRLVQLYPDEAERDRERARYYERLEFECGTIIKMGFPGYFLIVADFINWAKNNGVPVGPGRGSGAGSLVAYALGITDLDPLRYNLLFERFLNPERVSMPDFDIDFCQHGRDRVIQYVKDKYGADAVSQIATFGTMAAKAAVRDIGRVLDLGYNFTDGVAKLIPFKPGKHVTIADAMKEEPLLQERYDNEDEVHQLLDLAQLVEGLTRNVGMHAGGVLIAPGKLTDFCPLYTQGDESGVVSQYDKDDVEAVGLVKFDFLGLTTLTILDWAERYIRMLDPSKQDWSLMQVPLDDPASFSILKKANTVAVFQLESRGMQGMLKDAQPDRFEDIIALVALYRPGPMDLIPSFCARKHGREIVEYPDPRVEPVLKETYGIMVYQEQVMQMAQIIGGYSLGGADLLRRAMGKKKPEEMAQHREIFAEGAAKNGLSREKSDEIFDLMEKFAGYGFNKSHAAAYALLAYYTAWLKAHHPAEFMAANMSLAMDDTDKVKILFEDCIANGMQVLPPDINRSAYRFEPVAEAGAGEKKPRSRTIRYGLGAIKGSGQNAIEEILRAREDGPFKDLFDFCERIDRRIVNRRTVEAMIRAGAFDTLHENRAQLLASVPLAMEAAEQASANAMQAGLFDMGDAPLAAHELVGEPAWPEKRKLQEEKGALGFYLSGHLFDAYKDEVRRFVRQKIGDLKEGRDKLVAGVIASLRTQMTQRGKMLIALLDDGTGQCEVTVFNEQYEAHRQLFKEDELLVVQGQARNDAFTGGIRFTVDTVMDLERARSRYAQAVKVQMNGNANAQTLRSVLEAFRAKPDDTLPAPVAQTPSRGGRDGGGGYGRDRERAQPVIPNGLAVQIVYRNDRAEGEVRLGDAWRVKPTDDLLAALRGEFAGSSIEIVY; encoded by the coding sequence ATGACGCCCATGTCAGATCCCCGCTTCGTCCATCTTCGCGTTCACTCCGAATTCTCGATTGCCGATGGCATCGTGCGCCTCGACGACGTCGTCAAGGCGGCGGCCAGCGACGGCCAGGGCGCGCTCGCGCTCACCGACCTCGGCAATGCGTTCGGCCTCGTCCGGTTCTACAAGGAAGCCCGCGGCAAAGGGGTCAAACCCATCGCCGGCTGCGACGTGTGGATCACGAACCACGACGATCGCGACAAGCCTGCGCGGCTGTTGCTGCTCGTGAAGGACCGGCGCGGGTATCTGAATCTGTGCGAACTGCTGACGAAGGCGTGGCTCACGAACCAGTATCGCGGCCGCGCGGAAGTCGATGCCGCGTGGCTCGAAGCGGGGCTTGCCGAAGGGCTGCTCGCGCTGTCCGGCGCGCAGCAGGGCGACATCGGGCTTGCGTTCGCCGCCGGCAACGACGAGGCGGCGAAGCGCCATGCCGGGCGTTGGGCGAAGGTGTTCCCGAACGGCTTCTACATCGAGCTGCAACGCTGCGGTCAGCCGGGCGGCGAGGCTTACGTGCAGCAGGCGGTCGCGCTGGCCGCGAAGCTGAAGCTGCCGGTCGTCGCGACGCACCCGATGCAGTTCATGACCGACGAAGAGTTCACCGCGCACGAGGCGCGCGTGTGCATCTCGGAAGGCGACATCCTCGCGAATCCGCGCCGGCAGAAACGCTTCACGACCGCGCAGCGGTTTCGCACCCAGGACGAGATGGTCGCGGCGTTCGCCGACATCCCGTCCGCGATCGCGAACACCGTCGAAATCGCGAAACGCTGCAACCTGACGCTCGAACTCGGCAAGCCGAAGCTGCCGCTCTTTCCGACGCCCGATGGCTTGTCGCTCGACGACTACCTGGTGCAACTGTCGAAGGAGGGCCTGGAAAAGCGCCTCGTGCAGTTGTACCCGGACGAAGCGGAGCGCGACCGCGAACGCGCGCGTTATTACGAGCGGCTCGAATTCGAGTGCGGCACGATCATCAAGATGGGCTTTCCGGGCTACTTCCTGATCGTCGCGGACTTCATCAACTGGGCCAAGAACAACGGCGTGCCGGTCGGTCCGGGCCGGGGCTCCGGCGCGGGTTCGCTCGTCGCTTACGCGCTCGGCATCACCGACCTCGATCCGCTGCGCTACAACCTGCTGTTCGAGCGGTTCCTGAATCCGGAACGCGTGTCGATGCCCGACTTCGACATCGACTTCTGCCAGCACGGCCGCGACCGCGTGATCCAGTACGTGAAGGACAAGTACGGCGCGGACGCGGTGTCGCAGATCGCGACGTTCGGCACGATGGCGGCGAAGGCGGCGGTGCGCGACATCGGCCGCGTGCTCGACCTCGGCTACAACTTCACCGACGGCGTCGCGAAGCTGATCCCGTTCAAGCCGGGCAAGCACGTGACGATCGCGGACGCGATGAAGGAAGAGCCGCTGCTGCAGGAGCGTTACGACAACGAGGACGAGGTGCATCAACTGCTCGACCTCGCGCAGCTCGTCGAAGGGCTCACGCGCAACGTCGGGATGCACGCGGGCGGCGTGCTGATCGCGCCCGGCAAGCTGACCGATTTCTGCCCGCTGTACACGCAGGGCGACGAAAGCGGCGTCGTCAGCCAGTACGACAAGGACGACGTCGAAGCTGTCGGCCTCGTGAAGTTCGACTTTCTGGGCCTCACCACGCTGACGATCCTCGACTGGGCCGAGCGCTACATCCGGATGCTCGATCCGTCGAAGCAGGACTGGTCGCTGATGCAGGTGCCGCTCGACGACCCCGCGTCGTTCTCGATCCTGAAGAAAGCGAACACCGTCGCCGTGTTCCAGCTGGAAAGCCGCGGCATGCAGGGTATGCTGAAGGACGCGCAGCCGGACCGCTTCGAGGACATCATCGCGCTCGTCGCGCTGTACCGCCCGGGTCCGATGGACCTGATTCCGAGCTTCTGCGCGCGCAAGCACGGGCGCGAAATCGTCGAGTATCCGGATCCGCGCGTCGAGCCGGTCCTGAAAGAGACCTACGGCATCATGGTCTATCAGGAGCAGGTGATGCAGATGGCGCAGATCATCGGCGGCTACTCGCTCGGCGGCGCCGATTTGCTGCGCCGTGCGATGGGCAAGAAGAAGCCCGAGGAAATGGCGCAGCACCGCGAGATCTTCGCGGAGGGCGCGGCGAAGAACGGTCTGTCACGCGAGAAGTCCGACGAGATTTTCGACCTGATGGAGAAGTTCGCGGGCTACGGCTTCAACAAGTCGCACGCGGCCGCGTACGCGCTGCTCGCGTACTACACCGCGTGGCTGAAGGCGCACCATCCGGCCGAATTCATGGCGGCCAACATGTCGCTCGCGATGGACGACACCGACAAGGTGAAGATCCTGTTCGAGGACTGCATCGCGAACGGCATGCAGGTGCTGCCGCCGGACATCAACCGGTCCGCGTACCGCTTCGAGCCGGTCGCGGAAGCCGGCGCGGGCGAGAAAAAACCCCGTTCGCGGACGATCCGCTACGGCCTCGGCGCGATCAAGGGCAGCGGCCAGAACGCGATCGAAGAGATCCTGCGCGCGCGCGAGGACGGCCCGTTCAAGGACCTGTTCGACTTCTGCGAGCGGATCGACCGGCGGATCGTGAACCGCCGCACCGTCGAGGCGATGATCCGCGCGGGCGCGTTCGATACGCTGCACGAGAACCGCGCGCAACTGCTCGCGTCGGTGCCGCTCGCGATGGAAGCCGCCGAGCAGGCGAGCGCGAACGCGATGCAGGCGGGCCTGTTCGACATGGGCGACGCGCCGCTCGCGGCGCACGAACTCGTGGGCGAGCCGGCGTGGCCGGAGAAGCGCAAGCTGCAGGAGGAGAAGGGCGCGCTCGGCTTCTATCTGTCGGGCCACCTGTTCGACGCGTACAAGGACGAAGTGCGCCGCTTCGTGCGGCAGAAGATCGGCGACCTGAAGGAAGGGCGCGACAAGCTGGTCGCCGGCGTGATCGCGTCGCTGCGCACGCAGATGACCCAGCGCGGCAAGATGCTGATCGCGCTGCTCGACGACGGCACCGGCCAGTGCGAAGTGACCGTGTTCAACGAGCAGTACGAGGCGCACCGGCAACTGTTCAAGGAAGACGAACTGCTGGTCGTGCAGGGGCAGGCGCGCAACGACGCGTTTACCGGCGGCATCCGCTTCACCGTCGATACCGTGATGGACCTCGAACGCGCGCGCAGCCGTTATGCGCAGGCGGTGAAGGTGCAGATGAACGGCAACGCGAATGCGCAGACGCTGCGCAGCGTGCTCGAAGCGTTTCGTGCGAAGCCGGACGACACGCTGCCGGCGCCGGTCGCGCAGACGCCGTCGCGCGGCGGGCGGGACGGCGGCGGCGGTTACGGCCGCGACCGCGAGCGTGCGCAGCCGGTGATCCCGAACGGGCTTGCGGTGCAGATCGTCTATCGCAACGACCGCGCGGAAGGCGAGGTGCGGCTCGGCGATGCGTGGCGGGTGAAGCCGACCGACGATCTGCTCGCCGCGCTGCGCGGCGAGTTCGCCGGCAGCTCGATCGAGATCGTGTACTGA